One Coffea arabica cultivar ET-39 chromosome 5c, Coffea Arabica ET-39 HiFi, whole genome shotgun sequence DNA window includes the following coding sequences:
- the LOC140007261 gene encoding uncharacterized protein: protein MPAWYNPQAVCAYHSGAPGHATFDCKALKHKIQDMVEAGEIVIRKREAQGPNVNRNPLPEHANTIGVILDDTEYVEPVKELAREAEVFGVTDQPFVIELPFEEDEKPFILDLTPAESESLEPVVIEFPKQEPVLSLQQVPWNYDEPDVQIGERSIAKKEVSVVTRSGKIASPFEATIPIQANNSEPPAKPTITEREALDFLKRLQRSEYNVIEKLSKSPAQISMLDLLFSSDVHRDALLEVLTKAQIPRDISVDNFSHVVGNVLFTKQITFSDEELPSEGIGHNKALYIVVRCNGKMLPKVLIDNGSALNICPWSTLEKLGLQDVKLRPSGTIVRGFDGAQREPIGEIDLVVEMGPAQFQITCQVMHFSSVYNVLLGRPWIHKSGAVPSSLHQLLKFVVNDKLITIFAEEDCLVITDSGTKEDGSRNVTMTPHSTADIVSVSWITNEEQVLPKASVMMAKEMIRGGYEFDKGLGRNLQGVLKPVEIMEKKDSFGLGFRPTAKDIKEMKERKKAEKEGRQRVFDIPPLRYTFPRPTEVITSEVNPVDEIEASLAQLFSNVATMLSQMFFSMCITSRL, encoded by the coding sequence ATGCCCGCGTGGTATAATCCACAagctgtctgtgcttatcattctggggCCCCCGGACATGCCACCTTTGATTGCAAAGCGCTTAAGCATAAAATCCAAGATATGGTTGAAGCCGGGGAGATTGTAATCCGGAAAAGGGAGGCGCAAGGGCCGAACGTAAATAGGAACCCTTTACCGGAACATGCCAATACCATTGGGGTTATTCTGGATGATACGGAGTATGTGGAACCAGTCAAAGAATTGGCAAGggaagctgaagtgtttggggtcacagaccaaccTTTTGTCATAGAACTGCCATTTGAAGAGGACGAGAAACCCTTTATCTTGGATCTCACGCCAGCTGAGAGTGAGTCTTTAGAGCCGGTGGTTATTGAATTCCCGAAGCAGGAGCCTGTCCTGAGCCTGCAACAAGTACCATGGAATTATGATGAACCTGACGTGCAGATTGGGGAAAGGTCAATTGCAAAGAAGGAAGTATCAGTGGTCACAAGATCGGGGAAAATTGCAAGCCCGTTTGAAGCAACCATTCCGATTCAAGCAAATAACTCTGAGCCACCCGCTAAACCAACAATTACCGAGAGAGAAGCCTTAGATTTCCTTAAAAGGCTCCAAAGAAGCGAATACAATGTGATCGAGAAGCTTAGCAAGTCGCCCGCTCAAATATCCATGTTGGATCTACTTTTTTCATCAGATGTGCATAGGGATGCATTGCTCGAAGTACTGACTAAAGCTCAAATTCCTAGAGACATTTCAGTTGATAATTTCTCACACGTAGTTGGGAATGTACTCTTCACCAAGCAAATTACTTTTTCCGACGAGGAGTTGCCGTCggaaggcattggacataacaagGCCCTGTACATAGTTGTGAGGTGCAACGGAAAAATGCTGCCGAAGGTATTAATTGACAATGGATCTGCTCTTAATATATGTCCCTGGAGCaccttggaaaagctaggaTTGCAAGACGTCAAgttgaggccttcagggaccataGTCCGAGGTTTTGATGGAGCGCAAAGAGAGCCAATAGGAGAAATTGATTTAGTAGTTGAAATGGGGCCCGCCCAGTTTCAAATAACCTGCcaagtcatgcatttttctaGTGTTTACAACGTTTTGCTTGGCaggccatggattcacaagtctGGGGCTGTGCCTTCTTCATTGCATCAATTGCTAAAGTTTGTAGTGAATGACAAGCTGATCACTATATTTGCCGAAGAGGATTGCCTTGTAATCACTGATTCTGGGACAAAAGAGGATGGAAGCCGCAATGTCACCATGACTCCCCATAGCACGGCTGATATCGTCTCTGTAAGTTGGATCACAAACGAGGAGCAAGTTCTACCAAAGGCCAGTGTtatgatggctaaggaaatgatcCGAGGAGGTTATGAATTTGACAAGGGACTAGGACGAAATCTGCAAGGAGTTTTGAAGCCAGTGGAGATTATGGAGAAGAAAGATTCATTTGGCTTAGGGTTCCGACCAACTGCTAAGGATatcaaagaaatgaaggaacgtAAGAAAGCAGAGAAAGAGGGCAGGCAAAGGGTTTTTGACATTCCACCACTGCGGTATACTTTTCCACGACCAACAGAGGTTATCACATCAGAGGTTAATCCAGTCGACGAAATTGAAGCAAGTTTGGCTcaatt